GATTCCGCCCGATTCCTCCTCGCCGCACAGGACGAGATGGGCCGGTGGCGCCAGCGATACGCCCTCGATGGAACCGACAGCGGAATCTACCAACAGGAGGACAACGTCGGACACGGTCTCCGCGTACTTGCCCACGCGGTGTTCGCGCTCGACGAAACTGACTCGCTTAACGACATCAACGACGCATTTCGACGAAACCTCATCGACGCGGTAGAGCGGGCCGTGACGCACGTTCGTGACGACCTCTTTGACCCCAACGCGCATCTCGTGGAGAGCACGACGAGTATCCACGAGGGGCGTATCGAATCGGGCTATACACTCTGGGTCAACTGTGTATTCGTCGCTGCCCTTCGGCAGGTTGGTCGAGCACTCTCGTTGCTTCCAGAGGAAACGGCCGATATTGAATCGTCCATCGAATCGTTCCGGTCACACCTCGAAGGAGGTGTCGAGCGAGCGTTTACGAGCCCTGCGCAGGTTCCGAGACGTTACTCGCCAACCGGCGATATCGATATGCGGCCGGACGTGACGCTGTTCGCACCGTTTTACTTCGGATTGGCCGATCTGTTCGGCGATCACCTTCACGAGGCCGCCGGACGAAGTGCGACTGCCCTTGAAGACCCAGAAATCGGTGGTATCCAGCGATTCCTGGGATTTTACGGCGATTTCGAAGTCCACCAGCACGGCGGAAACGGGCCGTGGCTGCAGTATACGGCGTGGCACGCGCAGTACCGATTCAAAAACGGCGAACATGACCACGGCAATGAGATTCTAGCAACGATTGCCCGGTACGCGGACGAACAGGGTCACATTCCGGAACACCTGACGACCAAGCGACGGTTTGAGGCGTTCATGGAAGAAGAGTGGAACACCGGCGTCGATTTCGAAAAGGAGTTCGACGAGGAGGTGTTACGGGACGTTTCGTTCGACTTTGTCGCCGAGGAGTTGGGTCACATGAAAGCGGCGTACCGTGACTTGGAAGCCCAGACGAAAGAGCACGACGTCGTCCGGTTCGCAATGCCGTTGGCGTGGTGTCACGCAGAGTATCTGACCGCGCTACTCGCTCGGCGGGTGACGGAGTAATCAATGAAGCACAAGTACGGACTCAATCAGGCCGGGTTTCCGGCATCGGAAATCGAGGAGACAAGTGCGATACTATCGTCAGCAGACTACGATGGACTCGAACCAAACTACATCGTTGACGGGCTGTTGACGACCCCGGACGGATGCGAGCGCGTTCGAAGAGCCGCGGACGAACACGACCTGTCCGTTCCCGCCGTCTCGACCACACTGCATTGGGAATACCCTCTTTCGAGCGCAGATGAAGAACGACGTCGACAGGGAATCGACGTTGCGACATCGATGGTGGATGCAGCGGTAACGCTTGGCGCGGACGAGATTCTCATTGTCCCTGCCGTCGTTACGCCCGGCTCGAAGTACAACGACCATTACGACCGTGCGGTCGATTCGGTTCGTGAAATCGTGGGCTACGCGGCGGATGCGGACGTCGGCGTCGCAATAGAGAACGTCCAGAATAACTTCCTCTACTCACCACGCGAGTTCGCCGAGTTCTTGGAACGCGTCGAGGACGCTGGGTCAGTGACCGCCTACTTCGACATCGGAAACGGGTTTCGGTCCGGTCTCCCGGACCGATGGATTCGCGCGCTCGGCGACTGGATTTCGAAAATCCACGTAAAGGACTGGATGACGAACGCACATCGCCCGACGTACCCGCTGCAAGGGAACATCGATTGGGAGAGCGTCATCAACGCGCTTGACGATATTGGGTATCGGGGTTGGATTACCGGTGAGGTTCCGCCTTACAACTCCGCCCCACATCGAATGCCGAGCCAGTTGCTTGAGACCATGCAGTATCTGTTCGAAACGAATGAAAACGACTGCCGGTCCGAACTTACCGGGGCGTAACGACTGATACCACAACACCATCGACTCACCACAGCTACAATTATGACCCGCACAATCGTTGTCGATCCGCTGTTCGAAGACGTATGGCCGCTCGCCGCAGACCACCTGCACAAACTCTGGAACGGAACCGATACCGAAGTCGAGTTCATTCGACTGTCAGAAACGAGGGAGACGAGCCTTCGCGATGCCGTCGATTCGCCGGAAGCAGTCGAACAGCTCGTTTCGCTCGGCGTGCGAACTTCCGAAGCCGGCCTCGATGAGTTTACAAACTTAAAAGAGGCATTCGTGATGACCACGTCGATGTATGGTCCCGATGAAGCACTCACTGCCTCCCTAACCGACCGAGGCGTGACCGTACATGATCACACCGGCGAGGGGTTCTGGAGCGAGTCCGTTGCCGAGTTCGGTATCGGCCTCACAATCGACGCTCTCAGGCAAATCCCACAGAAATACGAGAAAATGAAACGGTCACACGATCCGTGGGATGTCGATCTCTTGGACAACGAGATTCCGGGTGCCCGCGGTCACCAGTTTGCCGACGACCCGAATTTCGTTACCGGAACCATCGCAAGGAAGAACGTCCGCGTTGCCGGTATCGGAAACATAGGAAGTCGGTACGCGTCCACCGCTGACCACCTTGGTGCCGACGTCGCCGCATACGACCCGTTCGCGGACGAATCGTGCTTTCACAGCACCGGTTCGCGTCGCGTCTACGACCTCGACGAGCTGGTCCGCGATGCAGACATCTTTGCCCCGACGATTCCGCTTACTGACGCGACGGAGGGTGTGATAACCAAATCCCATATCGATGCGCTTCCGACCGGGTCGATACTCGTGTTGATCACTCGTGCGGGTATTTGCGATATGGATGCGGTTCGAGACCGAGTGCTCGCGAACGAACTCGTCCTCGCCGCAGACGTATGGGACGAGGAACCGCTCTCACTTGACGACCCCCTACTCGATCGTGACAACGTGGTTCACACACCGCATATTGCGGGTCGGACGCAGGATGCGAACGAACGATGGGCAGAACACCTCGCTGCACACTTCGACTCAATTTAAAACAGATGCTCCGTACGATCGATGCGAACCAGTAGTTTCAGATATCGCTCTCACGCGCTTTACTAGCATGATGACTTCACCGAACTATCACGACCCATGGGTACTCCGACAGCAGATGCACCGTGTGTTGAACTTCTACTATCCCGACTGTATCGATAACCGATACGGCGGCTACATCGCCCAGCTTGACGAACGGGATGGGTTCGTATACGACGGACGAACAAAACACCTCGTTGCAACCGCCCGGGCGGTCCATAACTTCAGCGTCGGCACCCTCATCGATGGGCCGGTGTGGTGTCGAGCGGCGGCAGAACACGGGCTTCAGTTCCTCTCAAACCATCACTGGGATGAGGCGAACAAGGGATACGATTGGCTTCTCGAGGGTCGCAACACCGCGGACGCGACTCGGTTTTGCTACGGTCACGCGTTCGTTCTTCTCGCGGCCGCACGGGCGGTCGAAGCGGGTATTCCCGGCGCGAGCGATGAACTTGAACGCTCGTTCGACGTCATCGACGACCGATTCTGGGAACCGGAACACGGATTATGTGCTGACCGTGCTGACGAATGCTGGGACATCGCCACGTATCGCGGACAGAACGCAAACATGCACGCTTGCGAGGCCTTCATCGCGGCTTACGAAGCAACCGAGGAAAAACGCTATCTGGACCGGGCGTACTCCATCGCCGAGGGGCTCGCCAAGACTCTCGCCGCCGAGACCGATGGCAAAATTTGGGAACACTACGACCGGAATTGGGGCCACGACATGTCGTACAACGAGGACGAGCCTCGACATCAGTTCCGTCCGTGGGGATATCAACCGGGGCACCACGCGGAGTGGTCGAAACTTCTCTCGACCCTTGCGACACACCGCTCCGAATCGTGGCTCCAACCAACAGCAAGAGACCTCTTCAACATCGCAATCGAGGACGGTTGGGATGACGACTACGGCGGGTTCTATTACACCGTCGATAGCGACGGGCAGCCGGTCATTCCGGACAAGTATAGTTGGCCGGTTACGGAAGCTATCGGTGCCGCGGCGCTACTTGGGCGGACGGATGAGCAATATCTCGATTGGTACGACCGCTTGTGGGAGTATGCAGCACGGCACTTCATCGATCCGAACCACGGAAACTGGTACGAACGGCTGACACGGGAACACAAACGCGATGGGCCGAACCGAGGTGTGGCAGTCGAACCTGGATATCATCCGCTCAACAACGCTTACGTCGCACTGGACGTTGTCGAGTAGCGTATTTGGTCATCTGGTTCGGGCTTTCCATCGTCTCGTGACAACTTCCGAAGAGAAGGAAAACGACGGCCAATTCGGTGGTTTGGGTGTGGCCCTGATCGGTCGGTCGAAAACGAACCGACGACCACGAATCGGTCAGTCGTTCATGGGGAGATAATTGAACAGTTAACGCCCGTCTTCTAACTTCGTCAGTTCGATTGGAAAATGCCCTTCGTCCATTAGTGCCTGCAAGGGTGTGAGTTCGGTGAGACGACCATGATAGCAATACCGTTGCTACACAGCGCCCATTGGATGTCCCGTACCGTTCAATGGCAATGACACTGTCTGCCATTTCGTAGGAGTCACTTGGTCGATGTCCTTTCGGGTTGGTGGTCGTTCATGTCTATAGCACTTGGCGGTTTATGATCGTGGCTCCAGTGCCCTCTATCTGACTGTGCTCGCCAGAGCTTCGAAGCTTTGTTATCGTCGTGATTATCCTATTCCGTCGGTTTGAGCGATCCAGAAAGCACTTTTGCAGCCACCAATATTGGGTCCCAGACGGGGCTAAACGGCGGAGCGTACGCGAGGTCTAAGCGCTCTAACTCCGTAACCGTGAGTTCAGCATCGATCGCGGTCGCGAGCGTGTCGATTCGTATCGCGGCCCGATCCGTTCCGATGATGCTTCCGCCGAGTAATCGATGCGTTCCGGTGTCAGCCGTCAGCGTCACGGTCGTCTCTGCCGCACCGGGATAGTATTCGGACCGCGACGATGCGGTGATGGTTTCCGATATGGGGTCAAATCCGGCTGCTCTCGCCTCCTCGTGATGGACAATTCCTGTTTTGCCACACTCCAGTTCGAAGGCTTTGACGACGGCGGTTCCGGCGACGTCGCCGACCGGTGTCGTATCACCGGCGACCGTCTGACCGATGGCTCGACCGGCACGGTTCGCGGTGAGTCCGAGCGGTATCCACGTTCGTTCACCGGTCACTGCGTGGTACATCTCCGCACAATCACCGGCCGCATATACGTGATTTCGATTCGTTTGACCGAATCTATCCGTTGCAATCGCTCCAGAATCGCCGAGTTCGATGTCCGTC
The Haladaptatus caseinilyticus DNA segment above includes these coding regions:
- a CDS encoding glucoamylase; protein product: MASTNSNTKNDPTTKALDDPTFHLDVLDSLVYPADCEGSVPLASDPDDRYPYAYPRDIASITKAWLGATEAGIRPSECRRHIVDSARFLLAAQDEMGRWRQRYALDGTDSGIYQQEDNVGHGLRVLAHAVFALDETDSLNDINDAFRRNLIDAVERAVTHVRDDLFDPNAHLVESTTSIHEGRIESGYTLWVNCVFVAALRQVGRALSLLPEETADIESSIESFRSHLEGGVERAFTSPAQVPRRYSPTGDIDMRPDVTLFAPFYFGLADLFGDHLHEAAGRSATALEDPEIGGIQRFLGFYGDFEVHQHGGNGPWLQYTAWHAQYRFKNGEHDHGNEILATIARYADEQGHIPEHLTTKRRFEAFMEEEWNTGVDFEKEFDEEVLRDVSFDFVAEELGHMKAAYRDLEAQTKEHDVVRFAMPLAWCHAEYLTALLARRVTE
- a CDS encoding sugar phosphate isomerase/epimerase family protein, producing the protein MKHKYGLNQAGFPASEIEETSAILSSADYDGLEPNYIVDGLLTTPDGCERVRRAADEHDLSVPAVSTTLHWEYPLSSADEERRRQGIDVATSMVDAAVTLGADEILIVPAVVTPGSKYNDHYDRAVDSVREIVGYAADADVGVAIENVQNNFLYSPREFAEFLERVEDAGSVTAYFDIGNGFRSGLPDRWIRALGDWISKIHVKDWMTNAHRPTYPLQGNIDWESVINALDDIGYRGWITGEVPPYNSAPHRMPSQLLETMQYLFETNENDCRSELTGA
- a CDS encoding NAD(P)-dependent oxidoreductase, producing MTRTIVVDPLFEDVWPLAADHLHKLWNGTDTEVEFIRLSETRETSLRDAVDSPEAVEQLVSLGVRTSEAGLDEFTNLKEAFVMTTSMYGPDEALTASLTDRGVTVHDHTGEGFWSESVAEFGIGLTIDALRQIPQKYEKMKRSHDPWDVDLLDNEIPGARGHQFADDPNFVTGTIARKNVRVAGIGNIGSRYASTADHLGADVAAYDPFADESCFHSTGSRRVYDLDELVRDADIFAPTIPLTDATEGVITKSHIDALPTGSILVLITRAGICDMDAVRDRVLANELVLAADVWDEEPLSLDDPLLDRDNVVHTPHIAGRTQDANERWAEHLAAHFDSI
- a CDS encoding AGE family epimerase/isomerase; this translates as MMTSPNYHDPWVLRQQMHRVLNFYYPDCIDNRYGGYIAQLDERDGFVYDGRTKHLVATARAVHNFSVGTLIDGPVWCRAAAEHGLQFLSNHHWDEANKGYDWLLEGRNTADATRFCYGHAFVLLAAARAVEAGIPGASDELERSFDVIDDRFWEPEHGLCADRADECWDIATYRGQNANMHACEAFIAAYEATEEKRYLDRAYSIAEGLAKTLAAETDGKIWEHYDRNWGHDMSYNEDEPRHQFRPWGYQPGHHAEWSKLLSTLATHRSESWLQPTARDLFNIAIEDGWDDDYGGFYYTVDSDGQPVIPDKYSWPVTEAIGAAALLGRTDEQYLDWYDRLWEYAARHFIDPNHGNWYERLTREHKRDGPNRGVAVEPGYHPLNNAYVALDVVE